Proteins found in one Siniperca chuatsi isolate FFG_IHB_CAS linkage group LG22, ASM2008510v1, whole genome shotgun sequence genomic segment:
- the rpgrip1 gene encoding protein fantom isoform X4, with protein MSPVMDETAGDLPVKDVGLMRGGLMPTVPDTLRDVKPWKKYHVMKTRADPQRLFRFPREHLEDLCLRLQEENSVLRQHTRTQEQRLRRMSTRLMRLRQARPGSSGVKERDMEDTIQELEARVAKLESQKGVLQNKLSLAKQHIMDLGGRTPYKFSKGRSMEVEGGVRRAAQTAPPRYGPTLEDTRTEMERFRSSVTEEMRVAELELTAQALRDSLREKEKAIEGTVREIRKQQSDRHRITIRENVDLIRLQKQLSDKSTALRVTQEKFNDLQEAYENQLEESQRSLRESQGALLEKVEELTEQLKQERQRALALEGQLTTSTMSLQTLDKERILDLEGERDLIKENYDTLLESTLSVQSSHDGRVEKHREVEQKREKLEENICGTDIQGLEEMLQAEREARGRLELEKEKLRREREILEEQREREREFSVMTRDKREHLEREVVQYREQVSALQDRLDSVTTVFDMSVEELSETLLQIKAFRMQQESKVGLRFLWADGKVEDSPRELVNIQALHAETVLELQKTRNLLMLEHRISKDLQEELNTVNQKMEREREDSRRRMAEKDKLLSKRALQINTLQAQLKELAYSPRNYKRTIPIQYTWPAGNEEMVQPIEDDMSFSQLRAGESLLEIHLKAATFTPAGLRTMGSIRPGADRGEDIVTFCTYSLLDFEVHSTPLVSGSQPNYVFTSRYALTARDLGRLGGQGSRVRVELHQALGGVRFVTHGSGQMSLMGAMERRGDRIGGHVNITGSEGEIVGVVDFWVRLFSPAEPIDAVVERGADRRTAKPRRPVQISLGWQDAGHEELHDYGGGIPNELVVMLESCVGLNARWPGLLPDAYLTYRFYDLPPHVSQTVQSNADPVFNDTTSYPLAVTTDVLHYLRSSSLWVYVFDDSDDQIPPAYLAKTPIPLRALATGREIRGDYVLRDPAGGPRGMVRVMIKWRYPFQQSVDTVLGRQGRQDREMESTEREERRREEAEVTPRPIAKPRVKTQLLEPRETKAVQKETKAWPQPPPVKQKSSQNIRPEQPTSMKLLATRQSTARKRSTKRSPDLYQRTPHLTPEPRLTTPSHLPTSKYVADFLSSEGTSSRQSPATLSRRSSASDARTQDLPSADQVSMDEEEEEEERSESAAAGDSEAPESSESSSSQSDIIIIPPKRKMRKGDKLRVEILSLTFEPSSHMALDESVQRVYVEYRLLGVPMETTETPMSLRKPKDGEEIHYNFTRVIYVDGSQSAPLRQYLYTMLEGTDPNQGRLKFTVVSEPMDDDEECVDVGHAFLDLQELLLTGNDVINQQIDILSVDEDKEVIGNLKVSVEAAKALTGIYQEFHQTSETNKADETDEEEEGEEEKEEEEQEEEKKKDQIQVTDHDDDSDFY; from the exons ATGTCGCCAGTGATGGATGAGACAGCCGGGGATCTCCCAGTCAAAGATGTGGGACTGATGAGGGGGGGTCTGATGCCAACTGTCCCAG ATACTCTACGTGATGTGAAGCCATGGAAGAAGTATCATGTCATGAAGACAAGAG CAGATCCTCAGCGCCTGTTTCGGTTTCCCAGAGAGCACCTGGAGGACCTGTGTCTCAGACTGCAAGAGGAAAACAGTGTGCTAAGACAGCACACACGTACACAGGAGCAGAGGCTACGCAG GATGTCCACCAGACTGATGCGTCTTCGTCAGGCCCGTCCTGGGTCCAGTGGTGTGAAGGAGAGGGACATGGAGGACACCATACAGGAGCTGGAAGCCCGTGTGGCGAAGCTGGAGAGCCAGAAAGGGGTGCTACAGAACAAACTCAGCCTGGCCAAGCAGCACATTATGGACCTCGGAGGTCGCACGCCATACAAGTTcagtaaag GTAGAAGTATGGAAGTGGAGGGTGGGGTCAGGAGGGCAGCCCAGACTGCCCCGCCCCGCTATGGCCCCACTTTGGAAGACACcaggacagagatggagagatt caggtccagtgtcacAGAGGAGATGAGGGTTGCAGAGCTGGAGCTGACTGCTCAGGCGCTCAGAGACTcgctgagagagaaagagaaagcgaTAGAGGGAACTGTGAGAGAGATAAGGAAGCAGCAGTCTGACAGACACAG AATCACTATTAGAGAAAATGTGGATCTGATCCGTCTACAAAAGCAGCTTTCAGACAAGAGCACCGCCCTGAGAGTCACCCAGGAGAAGTTCAACGACCTGCAAGAG GCATATGAGAATCAGCTGGAGGAG AGCCAGAGGTCGCTGAGGGAAAGCCAGGGAGCCCTGCTGGAGAAAGTGGAGGAGCTGACTGAACAGCTGaagcaggagagacagagagcactGGCATTGGAGGGACAACTTACCACCTCCACTATGTCTCTACAGACCCTGGACAAG GAGAGGATATTAGacctggagggagagagggatctAATAAAAGAAAACTATGACACTCTACTAGAGAG tACTTTATCTGTGCAAAGCAGCCATGATGGCCGGGTGGAAAAACATAGAGAAGTGGAGCAGAAGAGGGAGAAACTGGAAGAAAACATCTGTGGGACGGACATCCAGGGACTGGAGGAGATGCTGCAAGCAGAGAGGGAAGCGAGAGGCAGgctggagctggagaaggagaaacTGAGACGTGAGAGGGAGATAttagaggagcagagggagcgAGAAAGAG AGTTTTCCGTCATGACGAGAGACAAACGAGAGCATCTGGAACGGGAGGTTGTCCAGTACAGAGAGCAGGTTTCTGCTCTGCAGGACAGACTGGACTCTGTCACCACG GTGTTTGACATGAGTGTTGAGGAGCTCAGTGAAACTCTTTTGCAGATCAAG GCATTTAGGATGCAGCAGGAGAGCAAGGTGGGGCTGCGTTTCCTCTGGGCTGATGGGAAGGTGGAGGATTCGCCCCGCGAGCTGGTAAACATTCAGGCGTTGCATGCTGAGACTGTGCTGGAATTACAGAAAACCAGAAACCTTTTAATGCTGGAGCACCGTATCAGTAAAGACCTGCAG GAAGAGTTGAACACAGTCAAccagaagatggagagagagagggaggacagcaggaggaggatggcagagaaagacaaacttTTATCAAAAAGAGCTCTTCAGATCAACACTCTACAAG CTCAGTTGAAAGAGTTAGCATACAGCCCCAGGAACTACAAACGGACCATACCAATACAGTACACCTGGCCAGCAGGCAACGAGGAGATGGTACAGCCCATTGAGGACGATATGTCTTTTTCACAGCTGAGGGCTGGCGAGTCACTGTTGGAGATCCACCTTAAG GCCGCAACCTTCACCCCAGCAGGGCTTCGTACTATGGGCAGCATCCGTCCAGGAGCGGACAGAGGTGAAGACATTGTGACCTTCTGCACCTACAGCCTCTTGGACTTTGAGGTGCACTCCACTCCTCTGGTGTCAGGTAGCCAACCCAACTACGTCTTCACGTCCCGCTACGCTCTAACAGCCCGAGATCTGGGCAGGCTGGGAGGTCAGGGGTCAAGGGTCAGAGTGGAGCTCCACCAGGCATTAGGAGGGGTCAGGTTTGTGACACATGGAAGTGGGCAGATGTCCCTCATGGGTGCCATGGAAAGGAGAGGGGATCGCATCGGTGGACATGTCAATATCACAG GCTCCGAGGGTGAAATTGTTGGCGTTGTGGATTTCTGGGTGCGACTGTTTAGTCCTGCAGAGCCAATAGATGCTGTGGTAGAGAGAGGAGCTGACAGGAGAACAGCGAAACCGAGGAGACCTGTGCAGATCTCACTTGGCTGGCAAGATGCTGGTCATGAG GAGTTACATGACTACGGTGGGGGGATCCCCAATGAGTTGGTGGTCATGTTGGAAAGTTGTGTGGGCCTTAATGCTCGCTGGCCTGGACTTCTTCCCGATGCCTACCTGACATACAGGTTCTATGACCTGCCGCCTCACGTCTCTCAAACAGTCCAGTCCAATGCTGACCCAGTGTTCAATGATACCACCAGCTACCCACTAGCAGTAACAACTGATGTGTTGCACTACCTGAG GTCCAGCAGTTTGTGGGTGTATGTATTTGATGACAGCGATGACCAGATTCCGCCTGCCTATCTGGCCAAGACCCCCATCCCACTGCGAGCCCTGGCTACAGGCAGGGAGATcagag GTGACTATGTTCTGAGGGATCCAGCTGGTGGACCTCGAGGCATGGTCAGGGTCATGATAAAATGGAGGTACCCCTTCCAACAATCAGTGGACACTGTGCTGGGTAGACAGGGAAGACAGGACAGAGAAATGGAAAGCactgagagggaggagaggaggagagaggaggctgaAGTGACACCGAGGCCCATAGCCAAGCCCAGAGTGAAG ACTCAGCTACTTGAGCCAAGAGAAACCAAAGCCGTGCAGAAAGAGACTAAAGCTTGG CCTCAGCCTCCACCTGTCAAACAGAAAAGCTCACAGAACATACGACCAGAGCAACCCACCTCTATGAAACTGCTGGCCACTCGCCAGTCCACAGCCAGGAAGAGATCCACCAAGAGGTCACCTGACCTTTACCAGCGCACACCCCATCTGACGCCTGAGCCAAGACTGACCACGCCCTCTCATTTGCCAACAAGCAAGTACGTTGCAGATTTTTT ATCTTCAGAGGGAACGTCTTCCAGACAATCACCCGCCACACTGTCGAGGAGAAGCTCTGCCAGCGATGCCAGGACTCAG GACCTTCCCTCTGCGGATCAGGTGTCAatggatgaagaggaggaggaagaggagaggagtgagagCG ctgctgcaggagatAGTGAAGCCCCAGAGTCTTCAGAGTCAAGTTCCTCACAAAGCGACATTATCATCATTCCACCAAAACGAAAAATGAGGAAG GGAGACAAGCTGAGAGTCGAGATTCTGTCCCTGACTTTTGAACCATCCTCACACATGGCGCTGGATGAGTCAGTGCAGCGTGTTTATGTGGAATATCGGCTGCTGGGCGTCCCGATGGAGACGACAGAAACACCCATGTCCCTCCGCAAACCCAAAGATGGGGAGGAGATTCACTATAACTTCACACGAG TAATTTATGTGGATGGTTCACAGTCAGCTCCACTCAGACAGTATCTTTACACCATGTTGGAGGGCACCGACCCCAACCAGGGCAG GTTAAAGTTCACAGTGGTCAGTGAGCCGA
- the rpgrip1 gene encoding protein fantom isoform X5, translating into MSPVMDETAGDLPVKDVGLMRGGLMPTVPDTLRDVKPWKKYHVMKTRADPQRLFRFPREHLEDLCLRLQEENSVLRQHTRTQEQRLRRMSTRLMRLRQARPGSSGVKERDMEDTIQELEARVAKLESQKGVLQNKLSLAKQHIMDLGGRTPYKFSKGRSMEVEGGVRRAAQTAPPRYGPTLEDTRTEMERFRSSVTEEMRVAELELTAQALRDSLREKEKAIEGTVREIRKQQSDRHRITIRENVDLIRLQKQLSDKSTALRVTQEKFNDLQEAYENQLEESQRSLRESQGALLEKVEELTEQLKQERQRALALEGQLTTSTMSLQTLDKLQERILDLEGERDLIKENYDTLLESTLSVQSSHDGRVEKHREVEQKREKLEENICGTDIQGLEEMLQAEREARGRLELEKEKLRREREILEEQREREREFSVMTRDKREHLEREVVQYREQVSALQDRLDSVTTVFDMSVEELSETLLQIKAFRMQQESKVGLRFLWADGKVEDSPRELVNIQALHAETVLELQKTRNLLMLEHRISKDLQEELNTVNQKMEREREDSRRRMAEKDKLLSKRALQINTLQAQLKELAYSPRNYKRTIPIQYTWPAGNEEMVQPIEDDMSFSQLRAGESLLEIHLKAATFTPAGLRTMGSIRPGADRGEDIVTFCTYSLLDFEVHSTPLVSGSQPNYVFTSRYALTARDLGRLGGQGSRVRVELHQALGGVRFVTHGSGQMSLMGAMERRGDRIGGHVNITGSEGEIVGVVDFWVRLFSPAEPIDAVVERGADRRTAKPRRPVQISLGWQDAGHEELHDYGGGIPNELVVMLESCVGLNARWPGLLPDAYLTYRFYDLPPHVSQTVQSNADPVFNDTTSYPLAVTTDVLHYLRSSSLWVYVFDDSDDQIPPAYLAKTPIPLRALATGREIRGDYVLRDPAGGPRGMVRVMIKWRYPFQQSVDTVLGRQGRQDREMESTEREERRREEAEVTPRPIAKPRVKTQLLEPRETKAVQKETKAWPQPPPVKQKSSQNIRPEQPTSMKLLATRQSTARKRSTKRSPDLYQRTPHLTPEPRLTTPSHLPTSKSSEGTSSRQSPATLSRRSSASDARTQDLPSADQVSMDEEEEEEERSESAAAGDSEAPESSESSSSQSDIIIIPPKRKMRKGDKLRVEILSLTFEPSSHMALDESVQRVYVEYRLLGVPMETTETPMSLRKPKDGEEIHYNFTRVIYVDGSQSAPLRQYLYTMLEGTDPNQGRLKFTVVSEPMDDDEECVDVGHAFLDLQELLLTGNDVINQQIDILSVDEDKEVIGNLKVSVEAAKALTGIYQEFHQTSETNKADETDEEEEGEEEKEEEEQEEEKKKDQIQVTDHDDDSDFY; encoded by the exons ATGTCGCCAGTGATGGATGAGACAGCCGGGGATCTCCCAGTCAAAGATGTGGGACTGATGAGGGGGGGTCTGATGCCAACTGTCCCAG ATACTCTACGTGATGTGAAGCCATGGAAGAAGTATCATGTCATGAAGACAAGAG CAGATCCTCAGCGCCTGTTTCGGTTTCCCAGAGAGCACCTGGAGGACCTGTGTCTCAGACTGCAAGAGGAAAACAGTGTGCTAAGACAGCACACACGTACACAGGAGCAGAGGCTACGCAG GATGTCCACCAGACTGATGCGTCTTCGTCAGGCCCGTCCTGGGTCCAGTGGTGTGAAGGAGAGGGACATGGAGGACACCATACAGGAGCTGGAAGCCCGTGTGGCGAAGCTGGAGAGCCAGAAAGGGGTGCTACAGAACAAACTCAGCCTGGCCAAGCAGCACATTATGGACCTCGGAGGTCGCACGCCATACAAGTTcagtaaag GTAGAAGTATGGAAGTGGAGGGTGGGGTCAGGAGGGCAGCCCAGACTGCCCCGCCCCGCTATGGCCCCACTTTGGAAGACACcaggacagagatggagagatt caggtccagtgtcacAGAGGAGATGAGGGTTGCAGAGCTGGAGCTGACTGCTCAGGCGCTCAGAGACTcgctgagagagaaagagaaagcgaTAGAGGGAACTGTGAGAGAGATAAGGAAGCAGCAGTCTGACAGACACAG AATCACTATTAGAGAAAATGTGGATCTGATCCGTCTACAAAAGCAGCTTTCAGACAAGAGCACCGCCCTGAGAGTCACCCAGGAGAAGTTCAACGACCTGCAAGAG GCATATGAGAATCAGCTGGAGGAG AGCCAGAGGTCGCTGAGGGAAAGCCAGGGAGCCCTGCTGGAGAAAGTGGAGGAGCTGACTGAACAGCTGaagcaggagagacagagagcactGGCATTGGAGGGACAACTTACCACCTCCACTATGTCTCTACAGACCCTGGACAAG CTACAGGAGAGGATATTAGacctggagggagagagggatctAATAAAAGAAAACTATGACACTCTACTAGAGAG tACTTTATCTGTGCAAAGCAGCCATGATGGCCGGGTGGAAAAACATAGAGAAGTGGAGCAGAAGAGGGAGAAACTGGAAGAAAACATCTGTGGGACGGACATCCAGGGACTGGAGGAGATGCTGCAAGCAGAGAGGGAAGCGAGAGGCAGgctggagctggagaaggagaaacTGAGACGTGAGAGGGAGATAttagaggagcagagggagcgAGAAAGAG AGTTTTCCGTCATGACGAGAGACAAACGAGAGCATCTGGAACGGGAGGTTGTCCAGTACAGAGAGCAGGTTTCTGCTCTGCAGGACAGACTGGACTCTGTCACCACG GTGTTTGACATGAGTGTTGAGGAGCTCAGTGAAACTCTTTTGCAGATCAAG GCATTTAGGATGCAGCAGGAGAGCAAGGTGGGGCTGCGTTTCCTCTGGGCTGATGGGAAGGTGGAGGATTCGCCCCGCGAGCTGGTAAACATTCAGGCGTTGCATGCTGAGACTGTGCTGGAATTACAGAAAACCAGAAACCTTTTAATGCTGGAGCACCGTATCAGTAAAGACCTGCAG GAAGAGTTGAACACAGTCAAccagaagatggagagagagagggaggacagcaggaggaggatggcagagaaagacaaacttTTATCAAAAAGAGCTCTTCAGATCAACACTCTACAAG CTCAGTTGAAAGAGTTAGCATACAGCCCCAGGAACTACAAACGGACCATACCAATACAGTACACCTGGCCAGCAGGCAACGAGGAGATGGTACAGCCCATTGAGGACGATATGTCTTTTTCACAGCTGAGGGCTGGCGAGTCACTGTTGGAGATCCACCTTAAG GCCGCAACCTTCACCCCAGCAGGGCTTCGTACTATGGGCAGCATCCGTCCAGGAGCGGACAGAGGTGAAGACATTGTGACCTTCTGCACCTACAGCCTCTTGGACTTTGAGGTGCACTCCACTCCTCTGGTGTCAGGTAGCCAACCCAACTACGTCTTCACGTCCCGCTACGCTCTAACAGCCCGAGATCTGGGCAGGCTGGGAGGTCAGGGGTCAAGGGTCAGAGTGGAGCTCCACCAGGCATTAGGAGGGGTCAGGTTTGTGACACATGGAAGTGGGCAGATGTCCCTCATGGGTGCCATGGAAAGGAGAGGGGATCGCATCGGTGGACATGTCAATATCACAG GCTCCGAGGGTGAAATTGTTGGCGTTGTGGATTTCTGGGTGCGACTGTTTAGTCCTGCAGAGCCAATAGATGCTGTGGTAGAGAGAGGAGCTGACAGGAGAACAGCGAAACCGAGGAGACCTGTGCAGATCTCACTTGGCTGGCAAGATGCTGGTCATGAG GAGTTACATGACTACGGTGGGGGGATCCCCAATGAGTTGGTGGTCATGTTGGAAAGTTGTGTGGGCCTTAATGCTCGCTGGCCTGGACTTCTTCCCGATGCCTACCTGACATACAGGTTCTATGACCTGCCGCCTCACGTCTCTCAAACAGTCCAGTCCAATGCTGACCCAGTGTTCAATGATACCACCAGCTACCCACTAGCAGTAACAACTGATGTGTTGCACTACCTGAG GTCCAGCAGTTTGTGGGTGTATGTATTTGATGACAGCGATGACCAGATTCCGCCTGCCTATCTGGCCAAGACCCCCATCCCACTGCGAGCCCTGGCTACAGGCAGGGAGATcagag GTGACTATGTTCTGAGGGATCCAGCTGGTGGACCTCGAGGCATGGTCAGGGTCATGATAAAATGGAGGTACCCCTTCCAACAATCAGTGGACACTGTGCTGGGTAGACAGGGAAGACAGGACAGAGAAATGGAAAGCactgagagggaggagaggaggagagaggaggctgaAGTGACACCGAGGCCCATAGCCAAGCCCAGAGTGAAG ACTCAGCTACTTGAGCCAAGAGAAACCAAAGCCGTGCAGAAAGAGACTAAAGCTTGG CCTCAGCCTCCACCTGTCAAACAGAAAAGCTCACAGAACATACGACCAGAGCAACCCACCTCTATGAAACTGCTGGCCACTCGCCAGTCCACAGCCAGGAAGAGATCCACCAAGAGGTCACCTGACCTTTACCAGCGCACACCCCATCTGACGCCTGAGCCAAGACTGACCACGCCCTCTCATTTGCCAACAAGCAA ATCTTCAGAGGGAACGTCTTCCAGACAATCACCCGCCACACTGTCGAGGAGAAGCTCTGCCAGCGATGCCAGGACTCAG GACCTTCCCTCTGCGGATCAGGTGTCAatggatgaagaggaggaggaagaggagaggagtgagagCG ctgctgcaggagatAGTGAAGCCCCAGAGTCTTCAGAGTCAAGTTCCTCACAAAGCGACATTATCATCATTCCACCAAAACGAAAAATGAGGAAG GGAGACAAGCTGAGAGTCGAGATTCTGTCCCTGACTTTTGAACCATCCTCACACATGGCGCTGGATGAGTCAGTGCAGCGTGTTTATGTGGAATATCGGCTGCTGGGCGTCCCGATGGAGACGACAGAAACACCCATGTCCCTCCGCAAACCCAAAGATGGGGAGGAGATTCACTATAACTTCACACGAG TAATTTATGTGGATGGTTCACAGTCAGCTCCACTCAGACAGTATCTTTACACCATGTTGGAGGGCACCGACCCCAACCAGGGCAG GTTAAAGTTCACAGTGGTCAGTGAGCCGA